The Sporosarcina sp. Te-1 DNA window TAAAAGAGGAAAACAAGAGCCTAAACCAGGACAACAACCTCCGAATCCGGCAAGTGCTGCCGTCACGAATGAATCTGTAAATAATATCCTGCTCAAGAAAATGAAGATAGCACTCGCGTTAACAAGTGAGGATATGCTTGCTATTTTAGAGAAGGCAGGAGTCAGCATCTCAAAAGGCGAACTAAGCGCTGTGTTGAGAAAAGAAGGGCACAAGAATTATAAACCGTGCCTCGATCGATACGCTAGAAACTTTTTAAAAGGATTGGCTCTAACCTACAGGGGTTGAAGAATCGGGTGCCTGGTACTGCGGCAATTGGGAAGCTGCTGTACCAGGCATTTTCTTATGGAAGGTTCAAGGGATGAAAACGTAAAGGAAACGTGATTTCAAGCCACCATCCAGCAATCTACTGACGAATCCCGCCGAAATGGCGAAGACCGTCCATCTATTGGAAAGTGGATGCTGCACAGCCCATATGACACTCTTGAGCTGGCCTTATCTGGCTCTACAACTTGTTCAGTTCATGCGACATGACCAAAGATGGTAAGAATTGACCGAAAGAGCTTCTAGAGAAAAGACGAATCCAACCCAAAAATCCATCATAGCAGCAACGGCTATAATGGATGATTCAATGCTAACGGAAAGGATTATAAAGCAGCAATACGGTCACGATCGGCCGAAGTCAGTTCAAAGTCGAAGATGGCAAAGCACTGGGCTTGGCGCTCTTTATTATGAGACTTGGGAATGATGATAACATCCCGCTCAATTTGATACCGTAATACAACTTGGGCGTAGGTTTTTCCATATTGGTTACCGATTTCCTCTAAAATCTGTTGGGCATTTTCATCGATTCCTTTTAATGGAGACCAAGCGACCGTTGCAATCCCCTTGCTTTTGTTATAAGCAATCAGTGTGTCATTCCAATGTCCGACTTGCGATTTAATTTGATTGACGGCTGGCGTGATGCTGCTATTCTCAAGAAGTAAATCAAGATGTTCTTTTTCAAAGTTCGAAACGCCAATTGACTTGAATACCCCTCGGTTATAGTAGTCTTCTAAAATAGTCCATGCCTCCACCATCTCTGCATCGTTATCCCATGGTTTATGGATCAGGAACAAATCAATATAGTCAGTTTGTAATTTCTCTAAGCTTTTTTCAATTTCAGCATGGGCCCATTCTGCACCACCAAAACCTTCAAACGTATTTAGCTTCGTCGTGATAAAGAAATCTTCACGTGGCAAGGAGGATTTCTTTATCCTATTTCCAACGACTTCT harbors:
- a CDS encoding DUF1456 family protein; translated protein: MNNNDRLIRLRYALNFTDTEMVDIFKLGGSEVTKEDVLLLLTKSNDEAEDELQLPCTNRMLDSFLNGLIVYKRGKQEPKPGQQPPNPASAAVTNESVNNILLKKMKIALALTSEDMLAILEKAGVSISKGELSAVLRKEGHKNYKPCLDRYARNFLKGLALTYRG
- a CDS encoding aldo/keto reductase, producing the protein MENGYRHFDSAQLYLNEEVVGNRIKKSSLPREDFFITTKLNTFEGFGGAEWAHAEIEKSLEKLQTDYIDLFLIHKPWDNDAEMVEAWTILEDYYNRGVFKSIGVSNFEKEHLDLLLENSSITPAVNQIKSQVGHWNDTLIAYNKSKGIATVAWSPLKGIDENAQQILEEIGNQYGKTYAQVVLRYQIERDVIIIPKSHNKERQAQCFAIFDFELTSADRDRIAAL